A region of Mustela lutreola isolate mMusLut2 chromosome 17, mMusLut2.pri, whole genome shotgun sequence DNA encodes the following proteins:
- the TGFB1I1 gene encoding transforming growth factor beta-1-induced transcript 1 protein isoform X1: MEDLDALLSDLETTTSHMPRSGVPKERTPEPLTAPLPYGHQPQTGSGESSGASGDKDHLYSTVCKPRSPKPAAPAAPPFSSSSGVLGTGLCELDRLLQELNATQFNITDEIMSQFPPSKETVGEQKEDQCEDKKRPSLPPSPSPVLPKPSATSATLELDRLMASLSDFRVQNHVNQLPASGSAQPPEPSSVNEDSPSSPGPASKGSLDTMLGLLQSDLSRRGVPTQTKGLCGSCNKPIAGQVVTALGRAWHPEHFICGGCSMALGGSSFFEKDGAPFCPECYFERFSPRCGLCNQPIRHKMVTALGTHWHPEHFCCVSCGEPFGDEGFHEREGRPYCRRDFLQLFAPRCQGCQGPILDNYISALSALWHPDCFVCRECFAPFSGGSFFEHEGRPLCENHFHARRGSLCATCGLPVTGRCVSALGRRFHPDHFTCTFCLRPLTKGSFQERAGKPYCQPCFVKLFG, from the exons ATGGAGGACCTGG ATGCCCTGCTGTCTGACCTGGAGACCACCACCTCACACATGCCAAGGTCGGGGGTTCCAAAAGAGCGGACCCCAGAGCCTCTCACAGCTCCCCTGCCCTATGGCCACCAACCACAG ACGGGGTCTGGGGAGTCTTCCGGAGCCTCTGGGGACAAGGACCATCTATACAG TACGGTTTGCAAGCCTCGGTCCCCAAAGCCTGCAGCCCCTGcggcccctcccttctcctcttccagcGGTGTCTTGGGCACAGGGCTCTGTGAGCTAGACCGGTTGCTTCAGGAACTTAATGCTACCCAGTTCAACATCACAG ATGAAATAATGTCTCAGTTCCCTCCAAGCAAGGAGACTGTAGGGGAACAGAAGGAGGACCAATGTGAGGACAAGAAAAGGCCCAGCCT CCCTCCCAGCCCGTCTCCGGTTCTCCCAAAGCCTTCAGCAACCTCCGCCACCCTGGAGTTGGATAGATTGATGGCTTCGCTGTCGGATTTCCGTGTCCAAAACCATGTGAATCAG CTTCCAGCGTCTGGGTCAGCCCAGCCACCAGAGCCAAGCTCTGTGAATGAGGACTCCCCATCCTCACCAGGGCCGGCCAGCAAGGGCAGCCTAGACACCATGCTGGGGCTGCTGCAGTCTGATCTCAGCCGCCGTGGTGTTCCTACCCAGACCAAGGGTCTCTGTGGCTCCTGTAATAAACCTATTGCTGGGCAA GTGGTGACTGCGCTGGGCCGGGCTTGGCACCCTGAGCACTTCATTTGCGGCGGCTGTTCCATGGCCCTGGGAGGCAGCAGCTTCTTTGAGAAGGACGGAGCCCCCTTCTGCCCTGAATGCTACTTTGAGCGCTTTTCCCCACGATGTGGCCTCTGCAATCAACCCATCAGACAC AAGATGGTTACTGCCTTGGGCACCCACTGGCACCCGGAGCATTTCTGCTGCGTCAGTTGTGGGGAGCCCTTCGGAGATGAGG GTTTCCACGAGCGAGAGGGCCGCCCCTACTGCCGCCGCGACTTCCTGCAGCTGTTCGCGCCGCGCTGCCAGGGCTGCCAAGGCCCCATTCTGGACAACTACATCTCGGCGCTCAGCGCCCTGTGGCACCCGGACTGCTTCGTCTGCAGG GAATGCTTCGCCCCCTTCTCGGGAGGCAGCTTCTTCGAGCACGAGGGCCGCCCGCTGTGCGAGAACCATTTCCACGCGCGGCGCGGCTCGTTGTGCGCCACGTGCGGCCTCCCGGTGACCGGCCGTTGCGTGTCGGCCCTGGGCCGTCGCTTCCACCCGGACCACTTCACCTGCACCTTCTGCCTGCGCCCGCTCaccaagggctccttccaggAGCGCGCCGGCAAGCCCTACTGCCAGCCCTGCTTCGTCAAGCTCTTCGGCTGA
- the SLC5A2 gene encoding sodium/glucose cotransporter 2 isoform X4, which translates to MEEHTEAGSVPGLGNQRVLINNSADILVIAAYFLLVIGVGLWSMCRTNRGTIGGYFLAGRSMVWWPVGASLFASNIGSGHFVGLAGTGAASGLAVAGFEWNALFVVLLLGWVFAPVYLTAGVITMPQYLRKRFGGHRIRLYLSMLSLFLYIFTKISVDMFSGAVFIQQALGWNIYASVIALLGITMIYTVTGGLAALMYTDTVQTFVILGGAFILMGYAFHEVGGYSGLFEKYLGAVTSLTVSEDPAVGNISSSCYRPRPDSYHLLRDPVTGDLPWPALLLGLTIVSGWYWCSDQVIVQRCLAGKSLTHIKAGCILCGYLKLMPMFLMVMPGMISRILYPDEVACVVPEVCKRVCGTEVGCSNIAYPRLVVKLMPNGLRGLMLAVMLAALMSSLASIFNSSSTLFTMDIYMRLRPRAGDRELLLVGRLWVVFIVAVSVAWLPVVQAAQGGQLFDYIQAVSSYLAPPVSAVFVLALFVPRVNEKLCAALSMPGAPLWHALPLLCHRALHLLWPPHHRSLTVHSTHPPQASPPPGFQSAAQHGGARGPGCRCAGRSNLTPYTEWVSGARCGDGGCQTQI; encoded by the exons ATGGAGGAACACACAGAGGCAGGCTCCGTACCAGGACTGGGAAACCAGAGGGTCTTAATTAACAACTCTGCTGACATCCTGGTCATTGCTGCTTATTTCCTGCTGGTCATTGGTGTCGGCTTGTGG TCCATGTGCAGAACCAACAGAGGCACCATTGGCGGCTACTTCCTGGCAGGACGAAGCATGGTGTGGTGGCCG GTCGGGGCCTCCCTCTTTGCCAGCAACATCGGCAGTGGCCACTTTGTGGGCCTCGCAGGCACTGGTGCTGCAAGCGGTTTGGCTGTGGCTGGATTTGAGTGGAAT GCGCTGTTCGTGGTGCTGTTACTGGGTTGGGTCTTCGCACCAGTGTACCTGACCGCGGGCGTCATTACCATGCCGCAGTACCTGCGCAAGCGCTTCGGAGGCCATCGTATCCGCCTCTACCTGTCAATGCTCTCGCTTTTTCTGTACATCTTCACCAAGATTTCG GTGGACATGTTCTCCGGGGCAGTATTCATTCAACAGGCTCTGGGCTGGAACATCTATGCCTCGGTCATCGCTCTTCTGGGCATCACCATGATCTACACTGTGACAG GAGGGCTGGCGGCACTGATGTACACGGATACCGTACAGACCTTCGTCATTCTTGGGGGGGCCTTCATCCTCATGGGTTACG CCTTCCACGAGGTGGGCGGGTATTCGGGGCTTTTCGAGAAATACTTGGGAGCCGTGACATCGCTGACGGTTTCTGAGGATCCGGCGGTGGGTAACATCTCAAGTTCCTGCTACCGACCCCGGCCTGACTCCTACCACCTGCTCCGGGACCCTGTGACGGGGGACCTGCCATGGCCAGCACTGCTCCTGGGACTTACCATCGTCTCGGGCTGGTACTGGTGCAGCGACCAG GTCATCGTGCAGCGCTGTCTGGCCGGGAAGAGTCTGACCCACATCAAGGCGGGCTGCATACTGTGCGGCTACTTGAAGCTGATGCCCATGTTCCTCATGGTCATGCCAGGCATGATCAGCCGCATTCTTTATCCAG ACGAGGTGGCGTGTGTGGTGCCCGAAGTGTGTAAACGCGTGTGCGGTACTGAGGTGGGCTGCTCCAATATCGCCTACCCACGGCTTGTCGTGAAGCTCATGCCCAATG GTCTGCGCGGACTCATGCTGGCGGTCATGCTGGCCGCGCTCATGTCCTCGCTGGCTTCCATCTTTAACAGCAGCAGCACGCTTTTCACCATGGACATCTACATGCGCCTGCGGCCCCGTGCAGGCGATCGCGAGCTGCTGCTCGTAGGACG GCTCTGGGTGGTGTTCATCGTGGCGGTGTCCGTGGCCTGGCTACCCGTGGTGCAGGCAGCGCAGGGTGGGCAGCTCTTTGACTACATTCAGGCAGTCTCCAGCTACCTGGCGCCACCTGTGTCGGCCGTCTTTGTGCTGGCGCTCTTTGTGCCCCGTGTCAATGAAAAG CTGTGTGCAGCCCTCAGCATGCCCGGCGCTCCTCTGTGGCATGCACTACCTCTACTTTGCCATCGTGCTCTTCATCTGCTCTGGCCTCCTCACCATCGCAGTCTCACTGTGCACAGCACCCATCCCCCGCAAGCAT CTCCACCGCCTGGTTTTCAGTCTGCGGCACAGCACGGAGGAGCGAGAGGACCTGGATGCCGATGCGCTGGAAGGTCCAACCTCACCCCCTACACAGAATGGGTGTCCGGAGCACGCTGTGGAGATGGAGG ATGCCAGACACAGATTTAG
- the SLC5A2 gene encoding sodium/glucose cotransporter 2 isoform X2: protein MEEHTEAGSVPGLGNQRVLINNSADILVIAAYFLLVIGVGLWSMCRTNRGTIGGYFLAGRSMVWWPVGASLFASNIGSGHFVGLAGTGAASGLAVAGFEWNALFVVLLLGWVFAPVYLTAGVITMPQYLRKRFGGHRIRLYLSMLSLFLYIFTKISVDMFSGAVFIQQALGWNIYASVIALLGITMIYTVTGGLAALMYTDTVQTFVILGGAFILMGYAFHEVGGYSGLFEKYLGAVTSLTVSEDPAVGNISSSCYRPRPDSYHLLRDPVTGDLPWPALLLGLTIVSGWYWCSDQVIVQRCLAGKSLTHIKAGCILCGYLKLMPMFLMVMPGMISRILYPDEVACVVPEVCKRVCGTEVGCSNIAYPRLVVKLMPNGLRGLMLAVMLAALMSSLASIFNSSSTLFTMDIYMRLRPRAGDRELLLVGRLWVVFIVAVSVAWLPVVQAAQGGQLFDYIQAVSSYLAPPVSAVFVLALFVPRVNEKGAFWGLIGGLLMGLARLIPEFSFGSGSCVQPSACPALLCGMHYLYFAIVLFICSGLLTIAVSLCTAPIPRKHLHRLVFSLRHSTEEREDLDADALEGPTSPPTQNGCPEHAVEMEDARHRFSAVIEFG from the exons ATGGAGGAACACACAGAGGCAGGCTCCGTACCAGGACTGGGAAACCAGAGGGTCTTAATTAACAACTCTGCTGACATCCTGGTCATTGCTGCTTATTTCCTGCTGGTCATTGGTGTCGGCTTGTGG TCCATGTGCAGAACCAACAGAGGCACCATTGGCGGCTACTTCCTGGCAGGACGAAGCATGGTGTGGTGGCCG GTCGGGGCCTCCCTCTTTGCCAGCAACATCGGCAGTGGCCACTTTGTGGGCCTCGCAGGCACTGGTGCTGCAAGCGGTTTGGCTGTGGCTGGATTTGAGTGGAAT GCGCTGTTCGTGGTGCTGTTACTGGGTTGGGTCTTCGCACCAGTGTACCTGACCGCGGGCGTCATTACCATGCCGCAGTACCTGCGCAAGCGCTTCGGAGGCCATCGTATCCGCCTCTACCTGTCAATGCTCTCGCTTTTTCTGTACATCTTCACCAAGATTTCG GTGGACATGTTCTCCGGGGCAGTATTCATTCAACAGGCTCTGGGCTGGAACATCTATGCCTCGGTCATCGCTCTTCTGGGCATCACCATGATCTACACTGTGACAG GAGGGCTGGCGGCACTGATGTACACGGATACCGTACAGACCTTCGTCATTCTTGGGGGGGCCTTCATCCTCATGGGTTACG CCTTCCACGAGGTGGGCGGGTATTCGGGGCTTTTCGAGAAATACTTGGGAGCCGTGACATCGCTGACGGTTTCTGAGGATCCGGCGGTGGGTAACATCTCAAGTTCCTGCTACCGACCCCGGCCTGACTCCTACCACCTGCTCCGGGACCCTGTGACGGGGGACCTGCCATGGCCAGCACTGCTCCTGGGACTTACCATCGTCTCGGGCTGGTACTGGTGCAGCGACCAG GTCATCGTGCAGCGCTGTCTGGCCGGGAAGAGTCTGACCCACATCAAGGCGGGCTGCATACTGTGCGGCTACTTGAAGCTGATGCCCATGTTCCTCATGGTCATGCCAGGCATGATCAGCCGCATTCTTTATCCAG ACGAGGTGGCGTGTGTGGTGCCCGAAGTGTGTAAACGCGTGTGCGGTACTGAGGTGGGCTGCTCCAATATCGCCTACCCACGGCTTGTCGTGAAGCTCATGCCCAATG GTCTGCGCGGACTCATGCTGGCGGTCATGCTGGCCGCGCTCATGTCCTCGCTGGCTTCCATCTTTAACAGCAGCAGCACGCTTTTCACCATGGACATCTACATGCGCCTGCGGCCCCGTGCAGGCGATCGCGAGCTGCTGCTCGTAGGACG GCTCTGGGTGGTGTTCATCGTGGCGGTGTCCGTGGCCTGGCTACCCGTGGTGCAGGCAGCGCAGGGTGGGCAGCTCTTTGACTACATTCAGGCAGTCTCCAGCTACCTGGCGCCACCTGTGTCGGCCGTCTTTGTGCTGGCGCTCTTTGTGCCCCGTGTCAATGAAAAG GGTGCCTTCTGGGGACTGATTGGGGGCCTGCTTATGGGTCTGGCACGACTTATTCCTGAGTTCTCCTTTGGCTCGGGCAGCTGTGTGCAGCCCTCAGCATGCCCGGCGCTCCTCTGTGGCATGCACTACCTCTACTTTGCCATCGTGCTCTTCATCTGCTCTGGCCTCCTCACCATCGCAGTCTCACTGTGCACAGCACCCATCCCCCGCAAGCAT CTCCACCGCCTGGTTTTCAGTCTGCGGCACAGCACGGAGGAGCGAGAGGACCTGGATGCCGATGCGCTGGAAGGTCCAACCTCACCCCCTACACAGAATGGGTGTCCGGAGCACGCTGTGGAGATGGAGG ATGCCAGACACAGATTTAGTGCTGTGATAGAATTCGGATAG
- the SLC5A2 gene encoding sodium/glucose cotransporter 2 isoform X1 has translation MEEHTEAGSVPGLGNQRVLINNSADILVIAAYFLLVIGVGLWSMCRTNRGTIGGYFLAGRSMVWWPVGASLFASNIGSGHFVGLAGTGAASGLAVAGFEWNALFVVLLLGWVFAPVYLTAGVITMPQYLRKRFGGHRIRLYLSMLSLFLYIFTKISVDMFSGAVFIQQALGWNIYASVIALLGITMIYTVTGGLAALMYTDTVQTFVILGGAFILMGYAFHEVGGYSGLFEKYLGAVTSLTVSEDPAVGNISSSCYRPRPDSYHLLRDPVTGDLPWPALLLGLTIVSGWYWCSDQVIVQRCLAGKSLTHIKAGCILCGYLKLMPMFLMVMPGMISRILYPDEVACVVPEVCKRVCGTEVGCSNIAYPRLVVKLMPNGLRGLMLAVMLAALMSSLASIFNSSSTLFTMDIYMRLRPRAGDRELLLVGRLWVVFIVAVSVAWLPVVQAAQGGQLFDYIQAVSSYLAPPVSAVFVLALFVPRVNEKGAFWGLIGGLLMGLARLIPEFSFGSGSCVQPSACPALLCGMHYLYFAIVLFICSGLLTIAVSLCTAPIPRKHLHRLVFSLRHSTEEREDLDADALEGPTSPPTQNGCPEHAVEMEEAQSPAPGLFRRCLLWFCGMSGGGAGSPPAPTQEEVAAAARRLEDISEDSSWARVVNVNALLMMAVATFFWGFYA, from the exons ATGGAGGAACACACAGAGGCAGGCTCCGTACCAGGACTGGGAAACCAGAGGGTCTTAATTAACAACTCTGCTGACATCCTGGTCATTGCTGCTTATTTCCTGCTGGTCATTGGTGTCGGCTTGTGG TCCATGTGCAGAACCAACAGAGGCACCATTGGCGGCTACTTCCTGGCAGGACGAAGCATGGTGTGGTGGCCG GTCGGGGCCTCCCTCTTTGCCAGCAACATCGGCAGTGGCCACTTTGTGGGCCTCGCAGGCACTGGTGCTGCAAGCGGTTTGGCTGTGGCTGGATTTGAGTGGAAT GCGCTGTTCGTGGTGCTGTTACTGGGTTGGGTCTTCGCACCAGTGTACCTGACCGCGGGCGTCATTACCATGCCGCAGTACCTGCGCAAGCGCTTCGGAGGCCATCGTATCCGCCTCTACCTGTCAATGCTCTCGCTTTTTCTGTACATCTTCACCAAGATTTCG GTGGACATGTTCTCCGGGGCAGTATTCATTCAACAGGCTCTGGGCTGGAACATCTATGCCTCGGTCATCGCTCTTCTGGGCATCACCATGATCTACACTGTGACAG GAGGGCTGGCGGCACTGATGTACACGGATACCGTACAGACCTTCGTCATTCTTGGGGGGGCCTTCATCCTCATGGGTTACG CCTTCCACGAGGTGGGCGGGTATTCGGGGCTTTTCGAGAAATACTTGGGAGCCGTGACATCGCTGACGGTTTCTGAGGATCCGGCGGTGGGTAACATCTCAAGTTCCTGCTACCGACCCCGGCCTGACTCCTACCACCTGCTCCGGGACCCTGTGACGGGGGACCTGCCATGGCCAGCACTGCTCCTGGGACTTACCATCGTCTCGGGCTGGTACTGGTGCAGCGACCAG GTCATCGTGCAGCGCTGTCTGGCCGGGAAGAGTCTGACCCACATCAAGGCGGGCTGCATACTGTGCGGCTACTTGAAGCTGATGCCCATGTTCCTCATGGTCATGCCAGGCATGATCAGCCGCATTCTTTATCCAG ACGAGGTGGCGTGTGTGGTGCCCGAAGTGTGTAAACGCGTGTGCGGTACTGAGGTGGGCTGCTCCAATATCGCCTACCCACGGCTTGTCGTGAAGCTCATGCCCAATG GTCTGCGCGGACTCATGCTGGCGGTCATGCTGGCCGCGCTCATGTCCTCGCTGGCTTCCATCTTTAACAGCAGCAGCACGCTTTTCACCATGGACATCTACATGCGCCTGCGGCCCCGTGCAGGCGATCGCGAGCTGCTGCTCGTAGGACG GCTCTGGGTGGTGTTCATCGTGGCGGTGTCCGTGGCCTGGCTACCCGTGGTGCAGGCAGCGCAGGGTGGGCAGCTCTTTGACTACATTCAGGCAGTCTCCAGCTACCTGGCGCCACCTGTGTCGGCCGTCTTTGTGCTGGCGCTCTTTGTGCCCCGTGTCAATGAAAAG GGTGCCTTCTGGGGACTGATTGGGGGCCTGCTTATGGGTCTGGCACGACTTATTCCTGAGTTCTCCTTTGGCTCGGGCAGCTGTGTGCAGCCCTCAGCATGCCCGGCGCTCCTCTGTGGCATGCACTACCTCTACTTTGCCATCGTGCTCTTCATCTGCTCTGGCCTCCTCACCATCGCAGTCTCACTGTGCACAGCACCCATCCCCCGCAAGCAT CTCCACCGCCTGGTTTTCAGTCTGCGGCACAGCACGGAGGAGCGAGAGGACCTGGATGCCGATGCGCTGGAAGGTCCAACCTCACCCCCTACACAGAATGGGTGTCCGGAGCACGCTGTGGAGATGGAGG AGGCCCAGTCCCCAGCACCAGGCCTGTTCCGCAGGTGCCTGCTCTGGTTCTGTggaatgagtgggggtggggcgggtaGTCCCCCAGCCCCTACCCAGGAGGAGGTGGCTGCAGCAGCCAGGCGGCTGGAGGACATCAGCGAGGACTCGAGCTGGGCCCGTGTGGTCAACGTCAATGCCCTGCTCATGATGGCTGTGGCCACATTCTTCTGGGGCTTTTATGCCTGA
- the TGFB1I1 gene encoding transforming growth factor beta-1-induced transcript 1 protein isoform X2, with the protein MPRSGVPKERTPEPLTAPLPYGHQPQTGSGESSGASGDKDHLYSTVCKPRSPKPAAPAAPPFSSSSGVLGTGLCELDRLLQELNATQFNITDEIMSQFPPSKETVGEQKEDQCEDKKRPSLPPSPSPVLPKPSATSATLELDRLMASLSDFRVQNHVNQLPASGSAQPPEPSSVNEDSPSSPGPASKGSLDTMLGLLQSDLSRRGVPTQTKGLCGSCNKPIAGQVVTALGRAWHPEHFICGGCSMALGGSSFFEKDGAPFCPECYFERFSPRCGLCNQPIRHKMVTALGTHWHPEHFCCVSCGEPFGDEGFHEREGRPYCRRDFLQLFAPRCQGCQGPILDNYISALSALWHPDCFVCRECFAPFSGGSFFEHEGRPLCENHFHARRGSLCATCGLPVTGRCVSALGRRFHPDHFTCTFCLRPLTKGSFQERAGKPYCQPCFVKLFG; encoded by the exons ATGCCAAGGTCGGGGGTTCCAAAAGAGCGGACCCCAGAGCCTCTCACAGCTCCCCTGCCCTATGGCCACCAACCACAG ACGGGGTCTGGGGAGTCTTCCGGAGCCTCTGGGGACAAGGACCATCTATACAG TACGGTTTGCAAGCCTCGGTCCCCAAAGCCTGCAGCCCCTGcggcccctcccttctcctcttccagcGGTGTCTTGGGCACAGGGCTCTGTGAGCTAGACCGGTTGCTTCAGGAACTTAATGCTACCCAGTTCAACATCACAG ATGAAATAATGTCTCAGTTCCCTCCAAGCAAGGAGACTGTAGGGGAACAGAAGGAGGACCAATGTGAGGACAAGAAAAGGCCCAGCCT CCCTCCCAGCCCGTCTCCGGTTCTCCCAAAGCCTTCAGCAACCTCCGCCACCCTGGAGTTGGATAGATTGATGGCTTCGCTGTCGGATTTCCGTGTCCAAAACCATGTGAATCAG CTTCCAGCGTCTGGGTCAGCCCAGCCACCAGAGCCAAGCTCTGTGAATGAGGACTCCCCATCCTCACCAGGGCCGGCCAGCAAGGGCAGCCTAGACACCATGCTGGGGCTGCTGCAGTCTGATCTCAGCCGCCGTGGTGTTCCTACCCAGACCAAGGGTCTCTGTGGCTCCTGTAATAAACCTATTGCTGGGCAA GTGGTGACTGCGCTGGGCCGGGCTTGGCACCCTGAGCACTTCATTTGCGGCGGCTGTTCCATGGCCCTGGGAGGCAGCAGCTTCTTTGAGAAGGACGGAGCCCCCTTCTGCCCTGAATGCTACTTTGAGCGCTTTTCCCCACGATGTGGCCTCTGCAATCAACCCATCAGACAC AAGATGGTTACTGCCTTGGGCACCCACTGGCACCCGGAGCATTTCTGCTGCGTCAGTTGTGGGGAGCCCTTCGGAGATGAGG GTTTCCACGAGCGAGAGGGCCGCCCCTACTGCCGCCGCGACTTCCTGCAGCTGTTCGCGCCGCGCTGCCAGGGCTGCCAAGGCCCCATTCTGGACAACTACATCTCGGCGCTCAGCGCCCTGTGGCACCCGGACTGCTTCGTCTGCAGG GAATGCTTCGCCCCCTTCTCGGGAGGCAGCTTCTTCGAGCACGAGGGCCGCCCGCTGTGCGAGAACCATTTCCACGCGCGGCGCGGCTCGTTGTGCGCCACGTGCGGCCTCCCGGTGACCGGCCGTTGCGTGTCGGCCCTGGGCCGTCGCTTCCACCCGGACCACTTCACCTGCACCTTCTGCCTGCGCCCGCTCaccaagggctccttccaggAGCGCGCCGGCAAGCCCTACTGCCAGCCCTGCTTCGTCAAGCTCTTCGGCTGA
- the SLC5A2 gene encoding sodium/glucose cotransporter 2 isoform X3, translating into MEEHTEAGSVPGLGNQRVLINNSADILVIAAYFLLVIGVGLWSMCRTNRGTIGGYFLAGRSMVWWPVGASLFASNIGSGHFVGLAGTGAASGLAVAGFEWNALFVVLLLGWVFAPVYLTAGVITMPQYLRKRFGGHRIRLYLSMLSLFLYIFTKISVDMFSGAVFIQQALGWNIYASVIALLGITMIYTVTGGLAALMYTDTVQTFVILGGAFILMGYAFHEVGGYSGLFEKYLGAVTSLTVSEDPAVGNISSSCYRPRPDSYHLLRDPVTGDLPWPALLLGLTIVSGWYWCSDQVIVQRCLAGKSLTHIKAGCILCGYLKLMPMFLMVMPGMISRILYPDEVACVVPEVCKRVCGTEVGCSNIAYPRLVVKLMPNGLRGLMLAVMLAALMSSLASIFNSSSTLFTMDIYMRLRPRAGDRELLLVGRLWVVFIVAVSVAWLPVVQAAQGGQLFDYIQAVSSYLAPPVSAVFVLALFVPRVNEKLCAALSMPGAPLWHALPLLCHRALHLLWPPHHRSLTVHSTHPPQASPPPGFQSAAQHGGARGPGCRCAGRSNLTPYTEWVSGARCGDGGGPVPSTRPVPQVPALVLWNEWGWGG; encoded by the exons ATGGAGGAACACACAGAGGCAGGCTCCGTACCAGGACTGGGAAACCAGAGGGTCTTAATTAACAACTCTGCTGACATCCTGGTCATTGCTGCTTATTTCCTGCTGGTCATTGGTGTCGGCTTGTGG TCCATGTGCAGAACCAACAGAGGCACCATTGGCGGCTACTTCCTGGCAGGACGAAGCATGGTGTGGTGGCCG GTCGGGGCCTCCCTCTTTGCCAGCAACATCGGCAGTGGCCACTTTGTGGGCCTCGCAGGCACTGGTGCTGCAAGCGGTTTGGCTGTGGCTGGATTTGAGTGGAAT GCGCTGTTCGTGGTGCTGTTACTGGGTTGGGTCTTCGCACCAGTGTACCTGACCGCGGGCGTCATTACCATGCCGCAGTACCTGCGCAAGCGCTTCGGAGGCCATCGTATCCGCCTCTACCTGTCAATGCTCTCGCTTTTTCTGTACATCTTCACCAAGATTTCG GTGGACATGTTCTCCGGGGCAGTATTCATTCAACAGGCTCTGGGCTGGAACATCTATGCCTCGGTCATCGCTCTTCTGGGCATCACCATGATCTACACTGTGACAG GAGGGCTGGCGGCACTGATGTACACGGATACCGTACAGACCTTCGTCATTCTTGGGGGGGCCTTCATCCTCATGGGTTACG CCTTCCACGAGGTGGGCGGGTATTCGGGGCTTTTCGAGAAATACTTGGGAGCCGTGACATCGCTGACGGTTTCTGAGGATCCGGCGGTGGGTAACATCTCAAGTTCCTGCTACCGACCCCGGCCTGACTCCTACCACCTGCTCCGGGACCCTGTGACGGGGGACCTGCCATGGCCAGCACTGCTCCTGGGACTTACCATCGTCTCGGGCTGGTACTGGTGCAGCGACCAG GTCATCGTGCAGCGCTGTCTGGCCGGGAAGAGTCTGACCCACATCAAGGCGGGCTGCATACTGTGCGGCTACTTGAAGCTGATGCCCATGTTCCTCATGGTCATGCCAGGCATGATCAGCCGCATTCTTTATCCAG ACGAGGTGGCGTGTGTGGTGCCCGAAGTGTGTAAACGCGTGTGCGGTACTGAGGTGGGCTGCTCCAATATCGCCTACCCACGGCTTGTCGTGAAGCTCATGCCCAATG GTCTGCGCGGACTCATGCTGGCGGTCATGCTGGCCGCGCTCATGTCCTCGCTGGCTTCCATCTTTAACAGCAGCAGCACGCTTTTCACCATGGACATCTACATGCGCCTGCGGCCCCGTGCAGGCGATCGCGAGCTGCTGCTCGTAGGACG GCTCTGGGTGGTGTTCATCGTGGCGGTGTCCGTGGCCTGGCTACCCGTGGTGCAGGCAGCGCAGGGTGGGCAGCTCTTTGACTACATTCAGGCAGTCTCCAGCTACCTGGCGCCACCTGTGTCGGCCGTCTTTGTGCTGGCGCTCTTTGTGCCCCGTGTCAATGAAAAG CTGTGTGCAGCCCTCAGCATGCCCGGCGCTCCTCTGTGGCATGCACTACCTCTACTTTGCCATCGTGCTCTTCATCTGCTCTGGCCTCCTCACCATCGCAGTCTCACTGTGCACAGCACCCATCCCCCGCAAGCAT CTCCACCGCCTGGTTTTCAGTCTGCGGCACAGCACGGAGGAGCGAGAGGACCTGGATGCCGATGCGCTGGAAGGTCCAACCTCACCCCCTACACAGAATGGGTGTCCGGAGCACGCTGTGGAGATGGAGG AGGCCCAGTCCCCAGCACCAGGCCTGTTCCGCAGGTGCCTGCTCTGGTTCTGTggaatgagtgggggtggggcgggtaG